A portion of the Candidatus Palauibacter australiensis genome contains these proteins:
- a CDS encoding CHAD domain-containing protein, whose translation MRATVEVEVKLAGSAAELSAAFDDLGGPRPTRERLLTVYYDTPEGHLRRRGFAIRIRSGSGFRELTLKRDEGDGLTRGEWTSRLPLATREDETLRALRLPPDAPVNDLGIADAGALRPTFLTDIERTKKEVRTGDARVEVSLDTGRISAGEREARIAELELELLSGPVEDVLTGARALLEKRRLRIGTRSKAAQGTDLLLGTSPPAVRATRVKLYPADSIDGALAKVVRAASIHVTGNLAPVLETGDPEGIHQLRVSLRRLRSALRFLKPHLGSRAAALNREARRALKRLGPARDLDVFLLETLPPVIEANPGVSSLPRLRGAARERRDAAHESARRLIRGRRFNRFVLDLLRVAHGGGLVVRDADEPLPKTARRRLNETYRSLMTAGSGFDRLTEPERHRVRIALKKLRYACDYSRTLFPGPAVDTCLRRLSALQDDLGRLNDASVARLISQELATADPLAAEGASRVGDWYDRWAREAEPGLIESWRTFVATEPFW comes from the coding sequence TCGACGACCTGGGCGGACCCCGGCCGACGCGCGAACGACTGCTGACGGTCTACTACGACACGCCGGAGGGCCATCTCCGGCGTCGCGGTTTCGCCATCAGAATCCGGAGCGGAAGCGGCTTCCGGGAACTCACGCTGAAGAGGGATGAGGGGGACGGGCTGACCCGCGGCGAGTGGACGTCGCGCCTTCCGCTCGCGACCCGCGAGGATGAGACGCTGCGGGCCCTTCGACTCCCTCCCGACGCTCCCGTCAACGACCTCGGGATCGCGGATGCCGGCGCGTTGCGCCCCACCTTCCTGACGGACATCGAGCGCACGAAGAAGGAGGTCCGGACGGGCGACGCCCGGGTGGAGGTGTCGCTGGACACGGGGCGGATCTCGGCGGGCGAACGCGAGGCGCGGATAGCCGAACTGGAGTTGGAACTGCTGAGCGGGCCGGTGGAGGACGTGCTTACGGGGGCACGCGCGCTCTTGGAGAAGCGTCGCCTCAGGATCGGAACGCGCTCCAAGGCCGCGCAGGGCACGGATCTGCTTCTCGGCACGTCGCCGCCCGCCGTCCGAGCGACCCGGGTGAAGCTCTATCCGGCCGATTCGATCGATGGGGCGCTCGCAAAGGTCGTCCGCGCCGCGTCCATCCACGTGACGGGGAATCTCGCCCCGGTGCTGGAGACCGGCGATCCCGAAGGCATCCACCAACTGCGCGTCTCCCTGCGGCGGCTACGCTCTGCGCTCCGCTTCCTGAAACCCCATCTCGGATCCCGTGCCGCCGCCCTGAACCGCGAGGCCCGGCGAGCGCTCAAGCGGCTGGGTCCGGCGCGCGACCTCGACGTCTTTCTGCTCGAAACGCTGCCTCCCGTGATCGAAGCGAACCCCGGAGTGTCCTCGCTGCCAAGGCTCCGCGGGGCCGCCCGGGAACGGCGAGACGCGGCCCACGAATCCGCGCGGAGGTTGATCCGGGGCCGGCGGTTCAACCGGTTCGTCCTGGACCTGCTGCGGGTGGCGCACGGCGGCGGCCTCGTCGTGCGGGACGCGGACGAGCCGCTCCCGAAGACCGCGAGGCGCAGGCTGAACGAGACATACCGGAGCCTGATGACGGCGGGGAGCGGCTTCGATCGCCTCACCGAGCCGGAGCGCCACCGGGTCAGGATCGCGCTCAAGAAGCTCCGCTACGCGTGCGACTACTCCCGAACCCTCTTCCCCGGCCCGGCGGTGGACACCTGCCTCCGACGTCTGTCGGCGCTGCAGGACGACCTCGGCCGCCTTAACGACGCATCGGTCGCCCGGCTGATCTCGCAGGAGTTGGCCACGGCCGATCCACTCGCGGCGGAGGGAGCGTCGCGGGTCGGCGACTGGTACGACCGGTGGGCGCGCGAGGCGGAGCCCGGCCTGATCGAATCCTGGCGTACCTTCGTCGCCACGGAACCGTTCTGGTAG